From one Mya arenaria isolate MELC-2E11 chromosome 4, ASM2691426v1 genomic stretch:
- the LOC128232835 gene encoding serine/arginine-rich splicing factor 3-like isoform X1 produces MARGPSDCKVYVGDLGYGAAKQELEDVFSRYGPLKNVWIARNPPGFAFVEFEDPRDAQDSVRGVDGTRVNGRRVRVEQSNGKSRSRGGGGGGGGGGGGYRGDRGGGGGRRDYRDRSGSRTPPPRRRPTPPRRPARSSRSRSRSPDDRRRSRSLSDERK; encoded by the exons ATGGCAAGAGGACCAAGTGATTGTAAAGTCTATGTTGGAGATCTTGGATACGGTGCTGCCAAGCAGGAATTAGAGGATGTGTTCTCACGCTACGGCCCTTTAAAGAATGTCTGGATTGCAAGAAACCCTCCTGGGTTTGCCTTTGTTGAGTTTGAAGACCCTAGAGATGCCCAAGATTCTGTTAGAGGGGTGGATGGAAC GAGAGTCAATGGCAGGCGTGTGCGTGTTGAGCAATCTAACGGGAAATCACGCAGTCGAGgaggcggtggtggtggtggtggtggtggtggtggatatCGGGGTGATCGGGGCGGTGGTGGAGGTCGCCGGGACTACAGGGACAGATCTGG ATCAAGAACCCCACCCCCACGCAGGAGGCCGACGCCCCCAAGGCGCCCAGCCAGAAGCAG TCGTTCCAGGTCCCGTTCCCCTGACGACAGAAGGCGATCCCGCTCCCTGTCAGATGAGAGGAAGTAG
- the LOC128232835 gene encoding serine/arginine-rich splicing factor 3-like isoform X2 yields MARGPSDCKVYVGDLGYGAAKQELEDVFSRYGPLKNVWIARNPPGFAFVEFEDPRDAQDSVRGVDGTRVNGRRVRVEQSNGKSRSRGGGGGGGGGGGGYRGDRGGGGGRRDYRDRSGSRTPPPRRRPTPPRRPARSRSRSPDDRRRSRSLSDERK; encoded by the exons ATGGCAAGAGGACCAAGTGATTGTAAAGTCTATGTTGGAGATCTTGGATACGGTGCTGCCAAGCAGGAATTAGAGGATGTGTTCTCACGCTACGGCCCTTTAAAGAATGTCTGGATTGCAAGAAACCCTCCTGGGTTTGCCTTTGTTGAGTTTGAAGACCCTAGAGATGCCCAAGATTCTGTTAGAGGGGTGGATGGAAC GAGAGTCAATGGCAGGCGTGTGCGTGTTGAGCAATCTAACGGGAAATCACGCAGTCGAGgaggcggtggtggtggtggtggtggtggtggtggatatCGGGGTGATCGGGGCGGTGGTGGAGGTCGCCGGGACTACAGGGACAGATCTGG ATCAAGAACCCCACCCCCACGCAGGAGGCCGACGCCCCCAAGGCGCCCAGCCAGAAGCAG GTCCCGTTCCCCTGACGACAGAAGGCGATCCCGCTCCCTGTCAGATGAGAGGAAGTAG